From Pseudanabaena sp. PCC 6802, one genomic window encodes:
- the glgP gene encoding alpha-glucan family phosphorylase: MSTILKDPVCGMTVQPDKALRAFHNDREVHFCSEFCQSKFFEQPDRYISALVTASYDEAKENRRVAYFSMEVAVGSAMPTYSGGLGVLAGDTLKSCADLRVPSVGVSLLYRKGYFDQKLDEWGGQGEHPVQWHPERFLRPWPETVSVEIEQRIVQVRAWQYDIVGLSRYIVPLILLDTDVEGNTDNDRTLTDFLYGGDERYRLAQEMLLGIGGVRMLHALGYSGIERFHMNEGHASLLVLELLKEQNGQQTEVWDFGNVRERCVFTTHTPVPAGHDQFGYDLVQSILEPVVPFDILQMLAGRDRLNMTLLGLNLSHYVNGVAKRHEEVSQEMFPGYPIHHITNGVHSWTWTCDSFKSLYDRYIPGWSNDPSMLRHAINIPQQEIWEAHVVAKVHLLEQIQKRTNLSLSPDTLTIGFARRATPYKRADLIFSDINRLLEIAEQVGSLQFVFAGKAHPRDNSGKDLIRHIFDISRQLRDRIPVIFLENYDMDLAKPIVSGVDLWLNTPQRPLEASGTSGMKAAHNGVPSFSVLDGWWIEGHIEGITGWSIGSKEPEFSGSDALNRQDAEDLYQKLKNTIAPMFYREHERWVDVMRQAIALNASFFNTHRMVQQYVTNAYLP, from the coding sequence ATGAGTACGATTCTGAAAGATCCAGTTTGTGGCATGACAGTTCAGCCAGATAAAGCACTAAGAGCTTTCCACAACGATCGAGAAGTCCACTTCTGTTCGGAATTCTGCCAAAGCAAGTTCTTTGAGCAGCCAGACAGGTATATTAGCGCACTTGTGACCGCAAGTTACGATGAAGCCAAAGAAAACAGGCGGGTTGCCTATTTCTCAATGGAGGTTGCAGTTGGTTCTGCTATGCCAACTTATAGCGGTGGTTTAGGTGTACTGGCTGGCGATACCCTGAAATCCTGTGCCGATCTGCGAGTACCCAGCGTTGGGGTGAGTCTGCTCTATCGCAAAGGCTATTTCGATCAAAAACTAGATGAATGGGGTGGACAAGGAGAACATCCTGTTCAATGGCATCCAGAACGCTTCTTGCGCCCTTGGCCTGAAACAGTCAGCGTCGAAATTGAGCAACGGATAGTCCAAGTTCGAGCCTGGCAGTATGACATTGTCGGCTTAAGTAGATATATTGTCCCCTTGATTTTGCTGGACACCGACGTTGAAGGAAATACTGATAATGACCGTACCCTGACAGATTTCCTCTACGGCGGAGATGAGCGCTATCGTCTAGCTCAAGAGATGTTGCTGGGTATTGGTGGAGTCAGAATGCTTCATGCCCTCGGATATAGCGGTATCGAGCGATTTCACATGAATGAAGGGCACGCTAGTCTGCTAGTCCTGGAGCTTTTAAAGGAACAAAACGGGCAACAGACAGAAGTGTGGGATTTCGGCAACGTTAGAGAGCGATGTGTCTTTACTACCCATACACCCGTTCCTGCTGGACACGATCAATTCGGCTACGATCTGGTGCAATCTATTTTGGAACCAGTTGTGCCTTTCGATATCCTGCAAATGCTGGCAGGGCGCGATCGCCTCAATATGACCCTGCTGGGGCTGAACCTGAGCCATTATGTTAACGGCGTGGCTAAGAGGCATGAAGAAGTCTCGCAAGAAATGTTTCCTGGCTACCCCATCCACCACATCACTAATGGCGTTCACTCCTGGACGTGGACTTGTGACAGCTTTAAATCTCTCTACGACCGATACATTCCTGGCTGGAGCAACGACCCATCCATGCTAAGGCATGCCATCAACATTCCCCAGCAGGAGATTTGGGAAGCTCACGTAGTAGCTAAAGTTCATCTCCTGGAACAAATTCAGAAGCGAACCAATCTTTCGCTTTCTCCTGATACTCTGACAATTGGCTTCGCTCGTAGGGCAACGCCTTACAAGCGGGCAGATTTAATCTTCTCAGATATTAATCGACTGCTAGAGATTGCCGAACAGGTTGGCTCCTTGCAGTTTGTTTTTGCGGGTAAGGCACATCCCAGAGACAATTCTGGTAAAGACTTAATTCGGCATATTTTCGATATCTCTCGCCAGCTACGAGATCGAATCCCCGTAATTTTCTTGGAAAACTACGACATGGATCTGGCTAAGCCGATCGTCTCTGGAGTCGACCTCTGGCTGAACACGCCACAGCGACCTCTAGAAGCATCGGGAACCTCTGGCATGAAAGCCGCACACAACGGCGTTCCCAGTTTCAGCGTTCTGGATGGCTGGTGGATTGAAGGGCATATCGAAGGGATAACGGGCTGGTCTATTGGTTCCAAGGAGCCAGAGTTCTCTGGTTCAGATGCCCTGAACCGACAGGATGCAGAGGACTTATATCAAAAGTTGAAAAACACGATCGCGCCAATGTTTTATCGAGAGCACGAACGCTGGGTTGATGTGATGCGGCAGGCGATCGCGTTGAATGCCTCATTTTTTAACACCCACCGCATGGTGCAGCAATATGTCACAAATGCGTATCTGCCTTAA
- a CDS encoding universal stress protein → MFQKILVAMDMSKDSKRVFDEAIALAKANKGSMVLLHVLSIDEEGCPNISKLYNPDPYQSGTGSEMVEQYQKQWEAFAKKGLDLLRSHSKAATAAGVHTECVQSPGIPGKTICNTACTWDADLIVMGRRGLSGLSETLMGSVSNYVLHHAPCAVLTVQSQVKMATSSHPSESSPWKAVT, encoded by the coding sequence ATGTTTCAAAAGATTTTAGTAGCTATGGATATGTCTAAAGATAGCAAGCGCGTGTTTGATGAAGCCATTGCCCTAGCGAAAGCCAACAAAGGCAGCATGGTGCTATTGCATGTCTTATCTATTGACGAAGAGGGTTGTCCAAACATTTCTAAACTCTACAACCCGGACCCTTATCAGTCAGGAACCGGTAGTGAAATGGTGGAGCAGTATCAAAAACAGTGGGAAGCATTTGCTAAGAAAGGGCTGGATCTGCTGCGATCGCACTCAAAAGCTGCAACTGCCGCAGGCGTACACACAGAATGTGTCCAAAGCCCCGGTATCCCAGGTAAAACCATTTGCAATACTGCCTGCACCTGGGATGCCGATCTAATTGTCATGGGACGACGGGGGCTTTCTGGACTGAGCGAGACATTAATGGGCAGTGTCAGCAATTATGTCCTCCACCATGCTCCCTGTGCAGTTCTTACGGTGCAGTCTCAAGTCAAAATGGCAACTTCATCTCATCCCAGCGAATCAAGTCCATGGAAGGCTGTAACCTGA
- a CDS encoding DUF305 domain-containing protein: MKLIKSGESGHQWKTNKPLLLAIAGLLAGGAVTGILVTSVVQAQQVHRGFPYSVSQAMPHRRGMMMGQQADRHFITMMIPHHEGAVKMADLALKLSKRPEIRKLAEAIKRDQTREIDQMRSWYKQWYGTNVPPISAIEDTGMMGMHSRMMGMMNMTEADLKALATAPDFDKAFIEEMIPHHKMALMMTHMIVDSDRPEMRKLASAIVQSQSAEIEQMRQWYSSWYASK; the protein is encoded by the coding sequence ATGAAACTGATAAAATCTGGAGAATCTGGGCATCAATGGAAAACGAACAAGCCATTGCTGCTAGCGATAGCGGGTCTATTAGCAGGCGGGGCAGTGACGGGCATACTCGTAACGAGTGTTGTGCAAGCGCAGCAAGTTCACAGAGGCTTTCCTTACTCTGTCAGCCAAGCTATGCCTCATCGTCGGGGCATGATGATGGGACAGCAAGCCGATCGCCATTTCATCACCATGATGATTCCGCACCATGAGGGTGCTGTTAAGATGGCAGATTTGGCACTAAAACTCTCCAAGCGACCGGAGATCAGGAAATTAGCAGAGGCAATCAAGCGCGATCAGACCCGTGAAATCGACCAAATGCGATCGTGGTACAAGCAGTGGTATGGTACGAATGTCCCTCCTATATCTGCGATCGAAGATACGGGAATGATGGGGATGCACTCTCGCATGATGGGCATGATGAACATGACGGAAGCCGATCTCAAAGCTCTTGCTACTGCGCCTGATTTTGATAAAGCGTTCATCGAAGAGATGATTCCCCATCACAAGATGGCGTTAATGATGACGCATATGATTGTGGATAGCGATCGCCCCGAAATGAGAAAGCTCGCCAGTGCGATTGTCCAATCTCAAAGTGCCGAAATCGAGCAAATGCGCCAGTGGTACAGCAGTTGGTATGCTAGCAAGTAA
- a CDS encoding DUF1269 domain-containing protein: MSDLIVIGFKDEFKADEVLIDLMKLQREHLIDLEDAAIVVRDREGKVKIKQTQELVASGALSGGFWGLLFGLIFFNPLLGWAVGATVGAVSGALTDIGIDDNFIREIGNTVEPGTSALFILVRKSTPDKVLDDLSKFEGKVLRTSLSKDDEAKLQAALTKVESDQE, translated from the coding sequence ATGAGCGATCTAATTGTTATTGGCTTTAAAGATGAGTTCAAGGCAGACGAGGTTCTGATTGACCTCATGAAACTACAACGGGAGCATCTAATTGACTTAGAAGATGCTGCGATCGTTGTCAGGGATCGAGAAGGCAAAGTCAAAATCAAGCAAACCCAGGAACTAGTAGCTTCTGGTGCATTGAGTGGAGGTTTCTGGGGACTGCTTTTTGGTTTGATATTCTTCAATCCATTATTGGGTTGGGCGGTTGGCGCTACCGTTGGTGCAGTTTCGGGAGCGCTAACCGATATCGGCATTGATGATAACTTTATTCGAGAAATTGGCAATACGGTAGAGCCAGGAACGTCTGCCCTCTTTATCCTGGTGAGAAAGTCTACACCAGATAAAGTTCTGGACGATCTGAGCAAGTTTGAGGGTAAAGTTCTGCGCACCTCATTATCGAAAGATGATGAGGCAAAACTACAGGCAGCTTTAACGAAAGTTGAGTCAGACCAAGAATAG
- a CDS encoding heavy metal translocating P-type ATPase, which produces MAHNHGQHGHRHESTVSSSPQEMAKDPICGMMVPKATALKSERGGRTYYFCSQGCQRTFESPEAELKSMRTRVTIALTGVLFLAILRAAAFIGLAAGVTLVTWVPIPFLPWFTWGVWLFILTTPVQFIGGWSFYVGSWNAIRTRSINMDFLIALGTSVAYLYSVVVVFFPSILPVRVEERSVYFEVSAIIIAFVLLGKYMEEIIKKNSSAAVRKLLDLKPATARVIRDGIEMEIPAESVMVEETIVVRPGEKVPTDGIVLDGLSSVDESMLTGESIPVEKGTGAEVIGGTLNRTGSFRFRATRVGAETALAQIIKFVEEAQASTAQVQRLADKVTGYFVPAVVGIALLAFIVWLILGNFPQALLSFIAVLIISCPCALGIATPAALMVGVGKGAEAGILIRGGEILERAEKLTTVVFDKTGTLTRGEPSLTDIIALAEQPEGEVLKLAAAVEVGSEHPLGEAIVRAARHQNLSIPDVKNFQAIPGRGIRGEANGNRVILGNRQLFQQEGYYLNPSTESTLSRLETEGKTAMLVGCNGLLIGIVAVADTLKPEASQAIAALRKENIKVVLLTGDNHRTADAIAHQLGIQRVIAEVLPGDKAKVVQDLQKQGEVVAMVGDGVNDAPALATADIGIAIGSGADVAKETGGIILVKNDVRDVVAAIRLSRATMLKIKQNLFWAFIYNTVGIPIAALGFLNPIIAAAAMALSSLSVIVNSSLLKGLKLSTD; this is translated from the coding sequence ATGGCTCACAATCACGGACAGCACGGTCACAGACACGAAAGCACTGTATCATCAAGCCCACAGGAGATGGCTAAAGACCCGATCTGCGGCATGATGGTGCCGAAAGCGACAGCTTTAAAGTCGGAACGGGGTGGGCGTACCTATTATTTTTGCAGCCAGGGTTGCCAGCGTACCTTCGAGTCGCCCGAAGCCGAACTCAAGTCTATGCGTACCCGCGTCACAATTGCGCTGACAGGAGTTTTGTTCCTGGCAATTCTGCGGGCGGCGGCTTTTATCGGTTTGGCAGCAGGTGTAACTCTTGTGACTTGGGTTCCAATTCCATTTCTGCCCTGGTTTACCTGGGGAGTGTGGCTGTTTATCTTGACTACGCCAGTCCAGTTTATCGGTGGGTGGTCGTTCTATGTGGGGTCGTGGAATGCCATTCGCACCCGCAGCATTAATATGGACTTTCTGATTGCTCTGGGAACTAGCGTTGCCTATCTCTATAGCGTAGTGGTAGTCTTTTTCCCTAGTATCCTGCCTGTCAGAGTCGAAGAGCGCAGCGTTTACTTTGAGGTTTCCGCCATAATAATTGCCTTTGTACTGCTGGGCAAGTACATGGAAGAAATCATTAAGAAGAATTCATCGGCGGCAGTACGCAAGCTCCTTGATTTAAAACCCGCCACAGCCAGGGTAATCCGAGACGGGATAGAGATGGAAATCCCCGCCGAGAGCGTGATGGTTGAAGAGACGATCGTTGTCCGTCCGGGTGAGAAAGTGCCAACAGATGGTATCGTCCTTGATGGCTTATCATCCGTGGATGAGTCCATGCTAACTGGGGAGTCGATCCCTGTAGAAAAGGGAACAGGAGCAGAGGTAATTGGCGGCACCTTGAACCGAACAGGAAGCTTCCGCTTTCGCGCTACGCGCGTGGGGGCAGAAACAGCCCTAGCTCAAATTATCAAGTTTGTCGAGGAAGCTCAAGCTAGCACTGCTCAAGTACAGCGGCTTGCCGATAAGGTTACTGGCTATTTTGTCCCTGCTGTTGTAGGCATTGCTCTACTAGCATTTATCGTTTGGCTGATCCTGGGTAATTTCCCACAGGCTTTGCTATCTTTCATTGCTGTATTAATTATCTCCTGCCCCTGTGCTTTGGGAATTGCGACACCAGCGGCTCTGATGGTAGGTGTAGGCAAAGGGGCGGAGGCAGGGATTTTAATCCGAGGTGGCGAAATCCTGGAGCGAGCTGAGAAACTTACTACGGTGGTTTTCGATAAGACTGGAACGCTGACACGGGGAGAACCCAGCCTCACGGATATTATTGCTCTGGCAGAGCAGCCAGAAGGCGAAGTTTTAAAGCTAGCCGCTGCTGTGGAGGTAGGTTCAGAACATCCCCTAGGAGAGGCGATCGTGCGGGCAGCCAGACACCAGAATTTGTCAATCCCTGATGTGAAGAATTTCCAGGCGATTCCCGGGCGCGGCATTCGCGGAGAAGCAAACGGCAACCGAGTTATCCTGGGCAATCGCCAACTGTTTCAACAGGAAGGCTATTACCTTAATCCATCAACTGAGAGTACGCTGAGCCGTCTAGAAACAGAAGGGAAGACAGCTATGCTGGTGGGCTGCAATGGTCTTTTAATCGGGATCGTCGCTGTAGCCGATACGCTCAAGCCTGAAGCTAGTCAAGCGATCGCAGCTTTACGCAAAGAGAATATTAAGGTCGTGTTGCTGACCGGAGATAATCATCGGACTGCGGATGCGATCGCCCATCAATTAGGCATTCAGCGGGTAATTGCTGAAGTCCTACCAGGAGATAAAGCCAAGGTCGTGCAAGACCTACAGAAACAGGGTGAGGTTGTGGCGATGGTGGGCGATGGAGTCAACGATGCGCCAGCCTTAGCAACGGCTGATATTGGGATTGCCATCGGTTCTGGGGCAGATGTTGCGAAAGAAACAGGTGGCATCATTCTGGTGAAAAATGACGTGCGCGATGTCGTGGCAGCCATCCGCCTGTCCCGTGCCACGATGCTCAAGATTAAACAGAATCTGTTCTGGGCCTTCATTTATAACACGGTAGGAATTCCTATTGCGGCTCTAGGGTTCCTGAACCCAATCATTGCAGCGGCTGCTATGGCTCTGAGTTCTCTGTCAGTGATTGTCAACTCATCGCTGCTGAAAGGTCTGAAGCTATCCACTGATTAA
- a CDS encoding DUF2256 domain-containing protein, with translation MARKGNKSSLPKKTCPTCKLPFTWRKKWANCWDEVKYCSDCAS, from the coding sequence ATAGCTCGCAAAGGCAACAAGTCAAGCCTCCCGAAGAAAACTTGCCCCACTTGCAAACTACCATTTACCTGGCGCAAAAAATGGGCGAATTGCTGGGATGAGGTCAAATATTGCAGCGATTGCGCTTCGTAA
- a CDS encoding DUF302 domain-containing protein: MSYYFSKTLNVSFDEAVTKAIESLKQEGFGVLTEIDVQATMKKKLEVEMQGYKILGACNPSFAYQALQVEDKIGMMLPCNVIVQQKAEVVEVAAVDPIASMQAVENPGLLDIAEQVGAKLKAAIERL, from the coding sequence ATGAGCTATTACTTCAGTAAAACCTTGAATGTTTCTTTCGATGAAGCTGTGACAAAAGCGATCGAGAGCTTGAAGCAAGAGGGATTTGGTGTCCTTACAGAGATTGACGTACAAGCCACGATGAAGAAGAAACTGGAGGTGGAGATGCAAGGCTACAAAATCCTGGGGGCTTGCAATCCATCCTTTGCTTATCAAGCATTGCAAGTAGAAGACAAAATTGGCATGATGCTGCCTTGCAATGTCATCGTGCAACAGAAGGCAGAAGTTGTCGAAGTTGCTGCTGTAGATCCCATTGCATCCATGCAAGCTGTTGAGAATCCAGGTCTACTAGATATCGCAGAGCAGGTAGGGGCAAAACTGAAGGCAGCGATCGAGCGCCTGTGA
- a CDS encoding methyltransferase family protein, with translation MKDIPAYGLWFLVIINSLVFIIFAFSFTKPRSPRDWRSFGAFSAFIVALFTEMYGFPLTIYLLSGWLQSRYPGLDVLSHNAGHLWWTLLGQKGDPHFEPIHILSLVFIFGGFVLLSSAWEVLYKAQRSHTLAIAGPYTTIRHPQYIAFIIIMFGFLLQWPTILTLLMFPILVWMYVRLARQEERDALAEFGEEYARYAAVTPAFFPRWGQTNQKKLSNSKQSHHDT, from the coding sequence ATGAAAGATATCCCCGCTTACGGCCTCTGGTTCCTGGTGATTATCAATTCTCTAGTATTTATCATCTTTGCTTTCAGCTTTACAAAGCCGCGCAGTCCCCGCGATTGGCGATCGTTCGGAGCCTTTTCAGCCTTCATCGTGGCGCTATTTACAGAGATGTACGGCTTTCCTCTCACCATTTACTTACTCTCAGGCTGGTTGCAAAGCCGTTATCCTGGGTTAGATGTCCTTTCCCATAACGCTGGCCACCTCTGGTGGACGCTGCTCGGGCAGAAGGGCGATCCGCATTTCGAGCCGATCCATATCCTCAGCTTGGTGTTTATCTTTGGCGGCTTTGTCTTACTGTCATCTGCGTGGGAGGTACTATATAAAGCCCAACGCAGCCACACCCTGGCGATAGCAGGCCCCTACACAACGATTCGCCATCCCCAGTATATTGCTTTCATCATTATCATGTTTGGATTTTTGCTGCAATGGCCTACGATCTTGACTCTGTTGATGTTCCCAATTCTGGTATGGATGTACGTTCGTCTGGCACGTCAAGAAGAGCGTGACGCTTTAGCAGAATTTGGTGAGGAGTATGCCCGTTATGCTGCGGTTACACCAGCCTTTTTCCCTCGCTGGGGGCAAACAAATCAGAAAAAGCTATCGAATTCTAAGCAGTCTCACCACGATACTTAG
- a CDS encoding HhoA/HhoB/HtrA family serine endopeptidase: MASEKRKMFPLVQIVGYSLAGLIGAGVAVITLKTLSPSQNFTNRTFQPPMLSLEGEFVATAVKKVGTAVVRIDTEQTIRLAPDPALNDPILRQFLGLTDADLVPQQKLQRGIGSGFITDRSGLILTNAHVVRGADKVTVTLTDGRQFRGEVRGADLLMDLAVVKINPTGQALPVAPLGDSSKVRVGDWAIAVGNPLGLNNTVTLGIISNLSRSSSQIGMPDKRLDLIQTDAAINPGNSGGPLLNKSGEVIGINTAIRAEAQGIGFAIPIDIAKAAATALADGKQVAHPYLGIHMITLTPHIARENNSAPNAPIQLPEIDGVVVLQAPPNTPAGAAGVRPGDVIVDINGQSITTAEQLQRIVESGQVNQVLQVKLRRGSQIVSLSIRIGDLQPTR, translated from the coding sequence ATGGCTTCTGAAAAACGCAAAATGTTTCCTTTAGTTCAAATAGTTGGCTATAGTTTGGCAGGTTTAATTGGTGCTGGAGTTGCTGTTATAACTTTAAAGACTTTGAGCCCCAGTCAAAACTTCACCAATCGAACATTCCAGCCTCCTATGCTTAGTTTAGAGGGCGAGTTTGTTGCCACTGCGGTTAAAAAAGTTGGAACGGCTGTCGTCCGGATTGACACAGAACAAACGATTCGCCTTGCTCCTGACCCCGCTTTAAACGACCCAATTCTCCGCCAGTTTCTTGGATTGACGGATGCCGATCTGGTTCCTCAACAAAAATTGCAGCGGGGGATTGGCTCTGGGTTTATTACAGATCGAAGTGGCTTAATTCTGACCAATGCTCATGTTGTGCGAGGAGCAGACAAGGTGACTGTAACCCTTACCGATGGGCGACAATTTCGGGGAGAGGTGAGAGGTGCAGACCTGCTAATGGATCTGGCAGTGGTAAAGATTAACCCTACGGGTCAGGCATTACCTGTTGCCCCATTAGGTGACTCTAGCAAGGTGCGGGTAGGGGATTGGGCGATCGCGGTTGGCAATCCATTAGGTCTTAACAACACGGTAACATTGGGAATTATTAGCAATCTCAGCCGTTCCAGTTCCCAGATAGGTATGCCCGACAAGCGCCTAGACTTGATTCAAACGGATGCAGCAATTAATCCCGGCAACTCTGGCGGTCCCTTACTGAATAAATCTGGAGAAGTGATTGGCATTAACACCGCTATCCGAGCCGAAGCCCAAGGCATTGGATTTGCCATTCCGATCGATATCGCTAAAGCTGCTGCGACTGCGCTTGCCGATGGGAAACAAGTGGCTCATCCCTATCTCGGCATTCACATGATCACCCTAACGCCACATATAGCAAGAGAGAACAACAGTGCCCCCAATGCCCCTATACAACTGCCAGAGATCGACGGGGTGGTGGTACTGCAAGCCCCTCCCAATACCCCAGCAGGCGCAGCAGGCGTTCGCCCGGGAGATGTCATCGTTGACATTAACGGACAGTCCATTACTACAGCGGAGCAGTTGCAACGCATTGTGGAAAGCGGTCAGGTGAATCAGGTTTTGCAGGTGAAACTACGGCGGGGTAGTCAGATCGTTTCCCTATCTATTCGTATTGGTGACCTGCAACCAACTCGTTAA
- a CDS encoding DUF2933 domain-containing protein yields MVHQHNREVHQDDRDRSDMSNGWLRPARIALYFFLGIIAFFLITEHFAHLIPVLPWLFLLACPLMHLFMHGGHGGHGGGSDDRSR; encoded by the coding sequence ATGGTTCACCAACACAATCGAGAGGTTCACCAAGACGATCGCGATCGATCTGATATGAGTAATGGATGGCTGAGGCCAGCTCGAATTGCCTTGTATTTTTTCTTAGGCATCATCGCCTTCTTTTTGATTACCGAACACTTTGCACATCTGATCCCTGTCCTGCCCTGGCTATTTCTCCTGGCTTGCCCGCTCATGCATCTATTTATGCACGGTGGACATGGCGGACATGGTGGCGGCAGTGACGATCGCTCGCGTTGA
- a CDS encoding YHS domain-containing protein, which produces MFGFFSRKREQDGSQSKTAKDPICGMTVEKATALKSERKGQTYYFCSTHCQQTFESQGE; this is translated from the coding sequence ATGTTTGGATTTTTTAGCCGCAAACGCGAACAGGACGGCTCGCAAAGTAAAACCGCAAAAGACCCGATCTGCGGCATGACAGTCGAGAAAGCTACTGCGCTCAAGTCAGAGAGAAAGGGGCAGACTTACTATTTTTGCAGTACGCACTGCCAGCAAACTTTTGAGTCGCAGGGAGAATAA